The proteins below are encoded in one region of Clostridium fermenticellae:
- a CDS encoding calcium-translocating P-type ATPase, PMCA-type, which translates to MNEKEIRSGLSQKEAERRLQKYGSNTLQKKKKISPIKIFISQFNDFITWVLIAATIISGFMGEKADCITILIIVIMNAILGFVQEYRTERSLEALKKMSSPTAKVIRDGFVKVINTEELVIGDLVIVESGDRVPADCMLIEDSNFMVDESILTGESVGVNKNSGAKDNLVYMGTIALTGKAKGRIVQTGMKTEMGKIAGMLDSIENERSPLKEKLASLGKILVVICIAICVIVTLTGIWRGEDKYQMFLLGVSLAVAAIPEGLTAIVTVALALGVSRMLKRNALVRKLPAVETLGCTSIICSDKTGTLTENKMTVKAMYFNRNIYYTDKERVPENALLKKAFVYCNDCDYDFNQKDISKGLFGDPTETALIKAYFKDNKLLKSFLEKSRRIYDNPFDSDRKMMSVIVRENNKDICYVKGAPERVIMKCKYILDNGEVKLLTSEYRENVSKALENMSFKALRCIAGAYKEKGIVKGKSMEENLIFLGIAGIIDPPRREAKDAVLKCKMAGIKPIMITGDHKNTAFAIAKELDICSDTTQVITGSELDDLTDKQLSNKIEHISVFARVNPGHKLRIVKILKSKGKIVAMTGDGVNDAPAVKEADIGVAMGISGTDVTKEASSMILLDDNFSTIVSAVEEGRTIYDNIRKFIRYLLSCNLGEVLTMFLASLMYLDTPLLPIQILLVNLATDGLPAMALGVDPADGNIMESKPRPKSEGIFARGLSEKIIIRGSLIGICTILAFISGKFYRYDLDVCRTLALCTLIMSQLIHVFECRSERHSLFEINLFTNKYLIGAVLVSITMIMCVLYIPFMQGVFHTSPLNIGQWVIVIFFSGIIALINSLYLYFK; encoded by the coding sequence ATAAACGAAAAAGAAATTCGTAGTGGACTTAGTCAAAAGGAAGCTGAGAGAAGATTACAAAAATATGGATCAAATACACTACAAAAAAAGAAAAAAATATCTCCAATTAAAATATTCATTTCACAGTTTAATGATTTCATAACTTGGGTACTTATTGCTGCAACTATTATATCTGGTTTTATGGGAGAAAAAGCAGATTGTATAACTATACTTATAATTGTGATTATGAATGCTATACTTGGATTTGTACAGGAATACAGAACAGAGAGATCACTTGAGGCATTAAAAAAGATGTCATCTCCAACAGCAAAAGTTATTAGAGATGGCTTTGTAAAAGTAATAAATACTGAAGAGCTTGTCATTGGTGATTTAGTTATAGTTGAAAGTGGTGATAGAGTGCCAGCAGATTGCATGCTTATAGAGGACAGCAATTTTATGGTAGATGAATCGATTTTAACTGGTGAGTCTGTTGGGGTAAATAAAAATTCGGGAGCTAAGGATAATCTTGTTTATATGGGTACTATAGCACTTACAGGTAAAGCAAAGGGAAGAATAGTGCAAACAGGTATGAAAACTGAAATGGGAAAAATAGCTGGTATGTTAGATAGTATAGAAAATGAAAGGTCCCCTCTAAAAGAAAAGCTGGCTTCACTTGGAAAAATACTTGTCGTAATATGTATAGCCATATGTGTTATTGTAACCTTGACTGGAATATGGAGAGGAGAAGACAAGTATCAGATGTTTCTGCTTGGAGTGAGTTTAGCTGTTGCAGCTATTCCAGAAGGACTTACAGCAATAGTGACAGTTGCCCTGGCACTCGGAGTATCAAGAATGTTAAAGAGAAATGCTTTAGTTAGAAAGCTCCCGGCGGTAGAAACTCTTGGGTGTACATCTATAATATGCAGTGATAAAACAGGAACACTTACTGAAAACAAAATGACGGTGAAAGCTATGTATTTTAATAGAAATATATATTATACAGATAAAGAAAGAGTTCCTGAAAATGCCCTACTTAAAAAAGCATTTGTTTATTGCAATGATTGTGATTACGATTTTAATCAGAAAGATATTTCAAAAGGACTATTTGGAGATCCCACTGAAACAGCACTTATAAAAGCTTATTTTAAGGATAATAAGTTATTAAAAAGTTTTCTTGAGAAATCTAGAAGGATATATGACAATCCGTTTGATTCAGATAGAAAAATGATGTCAGTAATAGTAAGAGAGAATAATAAAGATATTTGCTATGTTAAAGGTGCACCTGAAAGAGTAATTATGAAATGTAAATACATTTTGGATAATGGAGAGGTTAAATTGCTTACTTCTGAGTATAGGGAAAATGTAAGTAAGGCATTAGAAAATATGTCATTTAAAGCACTCAGGTGTATAGCTGGAGCATATAAGGAAAAGGGGATTGTTAAAGGAAAAAGTATGGAGGAAAATTTGATATTTTTGGGTATCGCAGGTATAATAGATCCTCCTAGGCGTGAAGCAAAAGATGCTGTACTTAAATGTAAAATGGCTGGTATAAAGCCTATAATGATAACAGGAGATCATAAGAATACTGCTTTTGCAATAGCTAAAGAACTTGACATATGCAGTGATACAACTCAGGTCATAACAGGGTCTGAACTTGATGATTTAACAGATAAGCAACTTTCAAATAAAATAGAACATATTTCTGTGTTTGCACGTGTAAATCCTGGACATAAGCTTAGAATTGTAAAAATACTTAAATCAAAAGGTAAGATTGTTGCAATGACTGGTGATGGTGTTAATGACGCACCGGCAGTAAAGGAAGCTGACATTGGAGTCGCTATGGGCATTTCTGGTACAGATGTCACTAAAGAAGCATCATCTATGATACTTTTGGATGACAATTTTTCCACTATAGTTTCTGCAGTAGAAGAAGGAAGAACAATCTATGATAATATAAGAAAATTTATAAGATATCTTCTTTCGTGTAATCTTGGAGAGGTATTGACTATGTTCTTAGCTTCTCTTATGTATTTGGATACACCTCTTCTTCCTATACAAATATTGTTAGTTAATCTTGCAACTGATGGACTTCCAGCAATGGCACTTGGAGTCGACCCAGCTGATGGAAATATAATGGAGAGTAAGCCAAGACCCAAAAGTGAGGGAATATTTGCAAGAGGTTTGAGCGAAAAAATAATAATAAGAGGTTCTTTAATAGGAATATGCACTATTTTAGCCTTTATAAGTGGAAAATTTTATAGATATGATTTAGATGTGTGTAGAACTCTTGCACTATGTACACTTATAATGTCACAGCTTATTCATGTATTTGAATGCAGATCTGAAAGGCACTCATTATTTGAAATTAATTTGTTTACAAATAAATATTTAATAGGAGCTGTTCTTGTATCTATAACAATGATTATGTGTGTACTATATATACCATTTATGCAGGGAGTATTCCATACAAGTCCTTTAAATATTGGACAATGGGTTATAGTAATATTTTTCTCTGGAATAATTGCCCTTATAAACAGCTTATATCTTTATTTTAAATAG
- a CDS encoding Crp/Fnr family transcriptional regulator encodes MELDKIKNIFIYDYIKDYINEISIVNYKRRQYITHSSENLEEIFFILDGNVKVECVTKFGKSFLVDELSKNEFVGKISYMYEQNLFCDIIAISDVTLLKIGKDTFKKLEKDPEFLKIFLFKTSRRIYYMYKKLIMKDMFKQEETFAFYILKNSENGIFKFKSMYNLCKILSVSRKNLYNIMNNFISKNYIRKNKNSLIILNRDYLYKLSAGVREVNEINDCDFKLTL; translated from the coding sequence ATGGAGTTAGATAAAATAAAAAACATTTTTATATATGATTATATAAAGGATTATATAAATGAAATATCTATTGTGAATTATAAAAGACGACAATATATAACCCATTCTAGTGAAAATCTTGAAGAAATTTTTTTTATATTGGATGGAAATGTTAAAGTAGAATGTGTAACTAAATTTGGAAAAAGTTTTTTAGTAGATGAACTTTCTAAAAATGAATTCGTGGGAAAAATTAGTTATATGTATGAACAAAATTTATTTTGCGATATTATTGCTATAAGTGATGTTACATTATTAAAAATAGGCAAAGATACTTTTAAAAAGCTGGAAAAAGACCCTGAGTTTTTAAAAATCTTCTTATTTAAGACTAGTAGAAGAATATATTATATGTACAAGAAATTAATAATGAAGGACATGTTTAAACAAGAAGAAACATTTGCTTTTTACATCTTAAAAAATTCTGAAAACGGTATATTCAAGTTCAAAAGCATGTATAATCTTTGTAAAATTTTATCTGTAAGTAGGAAAAATTTATATAATATAATGAATAACTTTATAAGCAAAAATTATATAAGGAAAAATAAAAATTCACTTATTATTTTAAATAGAGACTATTTATACAAGCTATCCGCAGGTGTAAGAGAAGTTAATGAAATTAATGATTGTGATTTTAAATTAACACTATAA
- the buk gene encoding butyrate kinase, which translates to MSYKILAINPGSTSTKIALYKDEKEVFCKTLDHLVEEIERYDNVADQFDMRKDIVLSFLKNNGYEVKELDAVVGRGGMVPKVKSGAYKVNETMVDRLKNNPIVGHASNLGALIAYEIANSIGVSAYIYDSVRVDELKDIARISGMPDIPRTSTSHALNTRAMAMKVAKKYGKKYSDMNFIVAHLGGGISVNVHRKGQMVDIMADDEGPFSPERAGRVPCNALIDLCYSGKYDKKTMKKKLRGNGGLKAYLNTVDAREVEKMIKNGDERAKLVYEAMAYQIAKGIGELSTVVEGKVDVIVITGGIAYSDMITRWIKKRVEFIAPVEIMPGENEMESLALGILRVLKGEEEAKEYIEE; encoded by the coding sequence ATGAGTTATAAGATATTAGCAATTAATCCGGGATCTACTTCTACAAAAATAGCATTATATAAGGATGAAAAAGAAGTGTTTTGCAAAACATTGGACCATCTAGTTGAAGAAATTGAAAGATATGATAATGTTGCAGATCAATTTGATATGAGAAAAGATATTGTTCTTTCATTTTTAAAGAATAATGGGTATGAAGTTAAAGAATTAGATGCGGTTGTTGGAAGAGGTGGAATGGTACCAAAGGTAAAATCTGGAGCTTATAAAGTTAATGAGACAATGGTGGATAGACTAAAAAATAATCCAATAGTAGGGCATGCTTCAAATTTGGGAGCATTAATTGCTTATGAAATAGCAAATTCTATTGGAGTATCAGCTTATATATATGATTCTGTCAGAGTGGATGAATTAAAAGATATTGCCCGTATATCGGGTATGCCGGATATACCAAGAACAAGCACCAGTCATGCATTAAATACTAGAGCTATGGCAATGAAGGTTGCAAAAAAATATGGCAAAAAATATTCAGATATGAACTTTATTGTGGCTCACTTAGGTGGAGGAATATCAGTAAATGTCCATAGAAAAGGACAAATGGTAGATATAATGGCAGATGATGAAGGACCATTTTCACCTGAAAGGGCTGGAAGAGTTCCTTGCAATGCACTTATAGATCTTTGCTATTCAGGGAAATATGATAAAAAGACTATGAAGAAAAAACTAAGAGGAAATGGTGGATTAAAAGCTTATCTTAACACTGTTGATGCTAGAGAAGTTGAAAAAATGATTAAAAATGGGGATGAAAGAGCAAAACTTGTTTATGAAGCTATGGCATATCAAATTGCTAAAGGAATAGGAGAACTTTCAACAGTAGTAGAAGGTAAGGTAGATGTTATTGTTATTACAGGGGGCATAGCATATTCTGATATGATAACCAGATGGATTAAAAAGCGTGTTGAATTCATTGCACCGGTTGAAATTATGCCTGGTGAAAATGAAATGGAATCTTTAGCTTTAGGAATACTTAGAGTATTAAAGGGTGAAGAAGAAGCAAAGGAATATATTGAAGAATAA
- a CDS encoding 2-oxoacid:acceptor oxidoreductase family protein produces METNLCVAGFGGQGVMTLGKFLASATCDSTDKNVTFFPSYGAEQRGGTANCFVVISDEMIGAPLGDIMDDLIIMNEPSLDKFLDTLKEGGRLFINSSIVKKEIIRKDIKIISAPVTELALELGNAKVLNVIMLGVYVGFTEIISPEIVWKTVEHKLSRKPKLLPLNKQAFEKGLEIGRSQK; encoded by the coding sequence ATGGAAACAAACTTGTGTGTTGCCGGATTTGGCGGACAGGGTGTTATGACACTTGGAAAATTTTTAGCATCTGCAACCTGTGATTCTACGGATAAAAATGTTACTTTCTTCCCATCATATGGAGCTGAGCAGCGTGGTGGTACAGCAAACTGCTTCGTTGTTATTTCGGACGAAATGATAGGAGCACCTTTAGGTGACATTATGGATGATTTGATTATTATGAATGAACCATCATTAGATAAATTTCTTGATACATTAAAAGAAGGCGGCAGACTTTTTATTAACAGTTCAATTGTTAAGAAAGAAATTATAAGGAAAGATATTAAAATCATTTCTGCGCCTGTAACAGAGCTTGCTCTTGAACTTGGGAATGCAAAAGTTCTTAATGTTATTATGCTTGGTGTATATGTAGGATTTACTGAGATTATTTCTCCTGAAATTGTTTGGAAAACAGTTGAACATAAACTTAGCAGAAAACCAAAATTACTTCCATTAAACAAACAAGCCTTTGAAAAAGGACTTGAAATTGGAAGGTCTCAGAAATAG
- a CDS encoding thiamine pyrophosphate-dependent enzyme produces the protein MEEVYARTKTIQEDKVSGFCPGCMHSTVIKLIGEVLEEMNLAQKAACVLGIGCCGLHMDYIAYDTITAPHGRACAVATGIKRANSDTLVYTYQGDGDFASIGLAESVSAANRGENITVIFINNGIYGMTGGQMAPTTLMGMKASTAPKGRIAEEHGYPMHMCEILNQLTAPAYLERTSCNTPGNVIKTKNAIRKAFENQLNGKGFSMVEIITSCPTNWGLEPLDALEFIDKKMIPEYPLGVIRDK, from the coding sequence ATGGAAGAAGTTTATGCAAGAACAAAAACAATTCAAGAAGATAAAGTTTCCGGTTTCTGCCCGGGATGTATGCATAGTACAGTTATTAAATTAATAGGTGAAGTTTTAGAAGAAATGAATCTTGCTCAAAAAGCTGCCTGTGTTCTTGGTATCGGATGTTGTGGACTTCATATGGATTACATTGCATATGACACTATAACTGCTCCTCATGGACGTGCTTGTGCAGTTGCAACAGGTATTAAAAGAGCAAATTCAGATACATTGGTTTATACGTATCAGGGAGATGGCGATTTTGCTTCTATCGGACTTGCTGAATCAGTTTCAGCGGCAAATCGTGGTGAAAATATTACTGTCATTTTCATAAACAATGGTATTTATGGTATGACAGGAGGTCAGATGGCACCTACTACATTAATGGGTATGAAAGCAAGTACAGCTCCTAAAGGACGTATAGCTGAAGAACATGGCTATCCAATGCATATGTGCGAAATATTAAATCAGCTTACAGCTCCAGCATATTTAGAACGTACAAGCTGTAATACTCCGGGAAATGTAATTAAGACTAAAAATGCAATCAGAAAAGCTTTTGAGAATCAGTTAAATGGTAAAGGATTTTCAATGGTTGAAATCATAACAAGCTGCCCAACAAACTGGGGACTTGAACCACTGGATGCACTTGAATTTATTGATAAAAAAATGATTCCAGAATATCCATTAGGGGTAATAAGAGATAAATAA
- the vorB gene encoding 3-methyl-2-oxobutanoate dehydrogenase subunit VorB produces MSRVFMKGCEAIAEAAVRAGCRFFAGYPITPQNEIPEYFSRRFPEVGGNFVQGESEVASVNMVYGAASTGTRAMTSSSSCGISLKSEGISYCASARIPMVYANISRGGPGVGSIQPAQQDYLQATKASGNGGFEMLVFAPSTVQEAVDLTYKAFDYAQRDKNPVLILCDGVIGTMMEPVVLPEMKTDEEVTALKEANKDWACIGHKLDYKNRSWIQPGQWLTSKMQSVNEEAAALYDSWEKDVQVEEYMVEDAEIVIAAYGISARVSKSVVDILRREGIKVGLIRPITVNPFPYKTFDNINYDVCKVVIDVEMSIPAQFLHDVEKGVKERCPIDTCLCSGGNIMSREAVIKTIKKWIKTRRG; encoded by the coding sequence ATGTCTAGAGTATTTATGAAAGGCTGCGAAGCTATTGCAGAAGCAGCTGTTAGAGCCGGCTGTAGATTTTTCGCCGGATATCCTATTACACCACAGAATGAAATTCCAGAATATTTTTCAAGAAGATTTCCTGAAGTGGGAGGAAATTTCGTACAAGGTGAAAGCGAAGTTGCTTCTGTAAACATGGTTTATGGTGCTGCTTCAACAGGAACAAGAGCGATGACATCATCATCGAGTTGTGGTATATCACTAAAAAGTGAAGGAATTTCATATTGTGCATCAGCACGTATACCAATGGTGTATGCCAATATATCACGTGGAGGTCCTGGTGTAGGCTCCATTCAACCAGCCCAGCAGGATTATCTTCAAGCAACAAAAGCTTCAGGTAATGGTGGATTTGAAATGTTAGTATTTGCTCCATCTACAGTTCAGGAGGCTGTTGATTTAACGTACAAAGCATTTGATTATGCACAAAGAGACAAAAACCCTGTTTTAATTCTTTGTGATGGTGTTATTGGAACAATGATGGAACCAGTTGTGCTGCCTGAAATGAAAACGGATGAAGAGGTTACTGCTTTAAAAGAAGCTAACAAAGACTGGGCTTGTATAGGTCATAAATTAGACTATAAGAATAGATCATGGATTCAACCAGGTCAATGGTTAACAAGTAAAATGCAGAGTGTAAATGAAGAAGCTGCTGCTTTATATGATTCATGGGAAAAAGATGTACAAGTAGAAGAATATATGGTAGAAGACGCAGAGATTGTTATTGCAGCTTATGGTATTTCAGCTCGTGTATCAAAATCAGTTGTTGATATTCTTCGCAGAGAGGGTATCAAAGTTGGATTAATAAGACCAATTACTGTAAATCCTTTTCCATATAAGACATTTGATAATATCAATTATGATGTGTGTAAAGTTGTTATTGATGTTGAAATGTCTATTCCAGCTCAGTTTTTACATGATGTGGAAAAAGGCGTTAAAGAGCGCTGCCCAATTGATACATGTCTGTGTTCAGGCGGCAACATTATGAGCCGTGAAGCTGTTATTAAAACTATTAAAAAATGGATAAAAACTAGGAGGGGATAG
- a CDS encoding 4Fe-4S binding protein gives MAKVEIRSESCKSCQYCIKFCPRGVLSVGHEVNSKGYEYVVPVNMDACIGCCMCARMCPDAAIEVYK, from the coding sequence ATGGCAAAGGTAGAAATTAGATCAGAAAGCTGTAAGAGTTGTCAATATTGTATTAAGTTTTGCCCTAGGGGCGTACTTTCTGTAGGACATGAAGTAAATTCAAAGGGCTATGAGTATGTAGTACCGGTTAATATGGATGCTTGTATCGGATGCTGTATGTGTGCAAGAATGTGTCCGGATGCAGCAATTGAAGTGTATAAATAA
- a CDS encoding bifunctional enoyl-CoA hydratase/phosphate acetyltransferase — translation MIFKNFEELIRKVQNSGSKKIVAVVSGQDKHTLQAVFKARGDNIAEPVLIGNKTKINEILNDLKEDLDDSFIIDAENGAAAAAKAVELVNSNKADFIMKGKIQTADLLKAVVNKENGLRTGKVMSHFVINEIPNYHKLLVTTDGGMMMYPNVDEKKQIIENAVSTLIDMGYEKPKVAVLAAVEKVNPKMPESVDAGLLKEMNQKGEIKNCIVEGPISYDLTMSKESAEIKGYSSPVVGDADVLIFPNITAGNILGKALICSAGGKMAGLIVGAKVPIVLTSRGSSAEEKYLSLVLSASAAR, via the coding sequence ATGATATTTAAAAATTTTGAAGAATTGATTAGAAAAGTTCAAAACTCAGGATCAAAAAAAATAGTAGCAGTAGTGTCAGGACAGGATAAACATACTTTGCAAGCTGTATTTAAAGCTAGAGGCGATAATATAGCAGAACCTGTATTGATAGGAAATAAAACAAAAATAAATGAAATATTAAATGATTTAAAAGAAGATTTAGATGATAGTTTTATTATTGATGCAGAGAATGGTGCTGCAGCGGCAGCAAAAGCAGTAGAACTTGTTAATAGCAATAAAGCAGATTTTATAATGAAGGGTAAAATTCAAACTGCCGATCTTTTAAAGGCAGTGGTAAATAAAGAAAACGGACTTAGAACGGGGAAGGTTATGTCCCATTTTGTTATTAATGAAATACCTAATTATCACAAATTACTAGTAACTACCGATGGTGGAATGATGATGTATCCAAATGTGGATGAGAAAAAGCAAATTATTGAAAATGCTGTTAGTACGCTCATAGATATGGGATATGAAAAACCAAAAGTTGCAGTTTTAGCAGCTGTTGAAAAGGTTAATCCTAAAATGCCTGAATCTGTTGATGCAGGTCTATTAAAAGAAATGAATCAAAAAGGAGAAATAAAAAATTGTATTGTCGAGGGGCCTATATCTTATGACTTGACTATGAGTAAAGAGTCAGCAGAAATAAAAGGATACAGTAGTCCTGTAGTAGGTGATGCAGATGTTTTAATTTTTCCAAACATTACTGCTGGAAATATACTTGGAAAAGCTCTAATTTGCTCTGCAGGTGGGAAGATGGCTGGCCTTATAGTTGGAGCTAAAGTTCCTATTGTTTTGACTTCTAGAGGATCTTCAGCTGAAGAAAAATATCTATCACTAGTACTATCTGCATCAGCTGCCAGGTAA
- a CDS encoding sigma 54-interacting transcriptional regulator has product MIKKIGFIASDEKLKDIVVHLFRKEVEQGEIIIEILDPDNMKSQGKILESRGANAIIARSGGYRHTVGTVNVPVINLKISTLDILYAVKRASKYKKDIVIVISDLEYFSYDDWKDVIRENIIIEKFEDKDNIECIINKYKEIRDEVVIVGGGIPCIYAENLGIDNVSIGASNESICDAIEHAKQLVDSLYEQNYRNEVLNTILDGVHDAVIAIDKSGKIILYNERARELLKKSRTDVMEKSIETVCPELIFMMGVLNSGVNQYNKIQNLPDIVITANTSVLKIDGQTHGVLCSFQDITKLQNLEKKIRYELNKKGLVARYKFENIIANDPIMKNTVSKAIKIGLDDSTVMIYGESGTGKEMFAQSIHNISSRKKEPFVAINCAAISESLLESELFGYEEGAFTGARKGGKPGLFELAHGGTIFLDEINSMSLNLQAKLLRVLEEKEVMRIGSDYVIPLDVRIIAAANENLEGKIKNGTFRSDLFYRLSTLELHISPLRERKEDIIPLFMHYLTTLSKKACDFKLESKIEKKIMNYSWPGNVRELRNIVQRYLIFHEVDLDENEILENNSELVSDENVLDLKQINKFVEEKVIQMLENSGMSKNEIAKKLGISRTALWRKVKS; this is encoded by the coding sequence ATGATAAAAAAAATAGGATTTATTGCTTCGGATGAAAAATTGAAGGATATTGTTGTACATTTATTTAGAAAAGAAGTTGAACAAGGAGAAATAATCATAGAGATATTAGATCCTGATAATATGAAATCACAGGGAAAAATACTTGAAAGCAGAGGAGCAAATGCTATTATAGCAAGAAGCGGAGGATATCGGCATACTGTAGGTACGGTTAATGTGCCAGTTATAAATTTAAAAATAAGTACGCTGGATATTTTGTATGCAGTAAAAAGAGCCAGCAAGTATAAAAAAGATATAGTTATTGTTATATCTGATTTAGAGTATTTTAGTTATGATGATTGGAAGGATGTTATTCGCGAGAATATTATAATTGAAAAATTTGAGGATAAGGATAACATAGAGTGCATAATTAATAAATATAAGGAAATAAGAGATGAGGTTGTAATAGTTGGTGGTGGTATTCCTTGTATTTACGCTGAAAATTTAGGGATAGATAATGTTTCTATAGGTGCAAGTAATGAATCCATTTGTGATGCGATTGAACATGCAAAGCAGCTGGTGGATAGCTTGTATGAACAAAATTATAGAAATGAAGTGTTAAATACGATTTTAGACGGTGTACATGATGCAGTTATTGCTATAGACAAAAGTGGAAAAATTATATTATACAATGAAAGAGCACGGGAATTATTAAAGAAGTCTAGGACCGATGTTATGGAAAAAAGTATTGAAACAGTCTGCCCTGAACTTATTTTTATGATGGGTGTTTTAAATAGTGGGGTTAATCAATATAATAAAATACAAAACTTGCCTGACATAGTTATTACAGCTAATACATCTGTGTTAAAGATAGATGGACAAACTCATGGCGTTCTTTGCTCTTTTCAGGATATCACTAAGCTTCAAAATCTAGAAAAAAAGATAAGATATGAATTAAATAAAAAAGGTCTTGTTGCTAGGTATAAATTTGAAAACATCATTGCAAATGATCCAATAATGAAAAATACAGTATCAAAGGCTATTAAAATAGGGTTAGATGACAGTACTGTCATGATTTATGGTGAAAGCGGTACAGGTAAAGAAATGTTTGCCCAGAGTATTCATAATATAAGCAGCAGAAAAAAGGAACCTTTTGTGGCCATTAACTGTGCGGCAATTTCTGAAAGTCTTCTGGAAAGTGAATTATTTGGTTATGAAGAAGGAGCATTTACAGGTGCAAGAAAAGGTGGAAAACCAGGATTGTTTGAACTTGCCCATGGAGGAACTATATTTTTAGATGAAATAAATAGCATGTCTTTAAATCTTCAAGCAAAACTTTTGCGTGTTTTGGAAGAAAAAGAAGTTATGAGAATAGGATCAGATTATGTTATTCCCCTGGATGTAAGAATTATTGCAGCTGCTAATGAAAATTTAGAAGGAAAAATTAAAAATGGGACATTTAGAAGTGATTTATTTTATAGATTGAGTACTTTAGAATTGCACATATCACCCCTTAGAGAAAGGAAGGAAGATATAATTCCTCTATTCATGCATTATCTCACGACATTATCAAAAAAAGCTTGCGATTTTAAACTTGAGAGTAAAATTGAAAAAAAGATAATGAATTATTCATGGCCGGGAAATGTAAGGGAGTTAAGAAATATTGTTCAAAGGTACTTGATTTTCCATGAAGTAGATTTGGATGAAAATGAAATTTTAGAAAATAATAGTGAATTAGTTAGCGATGAAAATGTATTGGATTTAAAACAAATTAATAAATTTGTGGAAGAGAAGGTAATACAAATGCTGGAGAATAGCGGAATGTCAAAGAATGAAATTGCAAAAAAACTAGGTATAAGTAGAACGGCATTATGGAGAAAAGTAAAATCTTAA
- a CDS encoding DUF1097 domain-containing protein, producing the protein MNKRKSSILTLALGIALLPSIWAVISPYFGITTGAVALICAGIFVANGNKIEDGVRISIGFLLGDLWGCIALKIINMVKLNENIKLFCALFILGGLAVIIASTKLKKIIFLPAWLSGWAITLLLMSPLNMNWGTLPIQIGISMLMGIWYVGVGVLKFQNLLIIMIKK; encoded by the coding sequence ATGAACAAAAGAAAATCAAGTATTTTAACATTAGCTTTAGGAATAGCACTGTTGCCTTCAATATGGGCAGTAATAAGCCCTTATTTTGGGATTACTACAGGTGCTGTAGCATTGATTTGTGCTGGAATTTTTGTTGCAAATGGGAATAAAATAGAAGATGGTGTTAGAATATCTATAGGTTTTTTACTAGGAGATTTATGGGGGTGTATAGCACTTAAAATAATTAATATGGTAAAGTTAAATGAAAATATTAAGTTATTCTGTGCTTTATTTATTTTGGGAGGACTAGCAGTAATTATTGCTAGTACTAAATTGAAAAAAATAATATTCCTGCCAGCATGGTTATCTGGATGGGCAATAACTTTATTGCTTATGTCTCCGCTAAATATGAATTGGGGAACTTTACCCATTCAAATAGGAATATCCATGCTAATGGGGATATGGTATGTAGGTGTAGGTGTGTTGAAGTTTCAAAATTTACTGATTATAATGATAAAAAAATAA